A genomic region of Deinococcus sp. KSM4-11 contains the following coding sequences:
- a CDS encoding HAD family hydrolase, with amino-acid sequence MKAVLFDLDGTLHDRVSTLRVWLSGHVTRFDLPEEFAARFLELDDFGYGPKSVVMPQLRRELALTPSSAELLDDYFVHAFSAPVRMPHAYEVLVALRSRGVRVGLVTNGSSVQQRQTVAGLRVGALVDDLVISEEVGVSKPDPHIYTLALDRLGVDTAADAWFVGDSPRNDVWGPQQIGMRAAYLPTGHALNGEVPDARLRDLRDVLTLH; translated from the coding sequence GTGAAGGCCGTCCTGTTCGATCTGGACGGCACCCTGCACGACCGCGTCAGCACCCTCAGGGTGTGGTTGTCCGGGCACGTCACGAGATTCGATCTGCCGGAGGAGTTCGCGGCCCGCTTTCTGGAACTGGACGATTTCGGGTACGGCCCCAAGTCAGTGGTCATGCCGCAGCTGAGGCGGGAACTGGCCCTCACGCCCAGCAGCGCCGAGTTGCTGGACGATTACTTCGTGCATGCCTTTTCGGCTCCAGTCCGGATGCCGCACGCCTACGAGGTGCTCGTGGCCTTGCGGAGCCGGGGCGTGCGGGTCGGACTGGTCACGAACGGCTCCTCGGTGCAGCAGCGGCAGACGGTGGCCGGACTGAGAGTTGGTGCCCTGGTCGACGACCTCGTGATCAGCGAGGAGGTCGGCGTGAGCAAACCCGATCCCCACATCTACACCCTGGCGCTGGACCGTCTGGGCGTGGACACGGCCGCCGATGCGTGGTTCGTGGGCGACTCACCCCGCAACGACGTGTGGGGGCCGCAGCAGATCGGCATGCGCGCCGCGTACCTCCCCACTGGACATGCCCTGAACGGCGAGGTGCCGGACGCCCGGCTGCGGGATCTGCGGGACGTCCTCACGCTTCACTGA
- the hrpB gene encoding ATP-dependent helicase HrpB: MPPVREPLPDLPIAEVLPAVRAALAANPLVVVQAPPGAGKSTALPLALLDEPWLAGQGIVMLQPRRVAVRAVAARLAEGLGEDMGGRVGSRVRFESRVSARTRLEVVTEGILTRRLQRDPELRGVGLVILDEFHERSVNADLALALLREVQGALRDDLRVLVMSATLDAALPGRLGAPLVASEGRAYPVTVRYLPLDPTGRVEDVVAAAVRRALADDPGDILAFLPGVREIRSAQGQLTGVDAAVLPLYGDLPLAEQQRALKPDPGGRRKVILATSIAETSLTIDGVRVVVDGGQSRTQAFDPATGLTRMVTSRITRDAATQRAGRAGRTAPGVAYRLWSERTHALLAESRPPEILDADLAPLTLELAQWGSPEPSDLAWLDAPPAPRIEAARTLLRGLDALTDAGRITPVGTRLLEFPTHPRLAHLLSSGAAAGLGSLAADVAALLEERDPLPPGSGSDLTDRAAALRLWRRRSVTRGDPAVLERVERLSRQWRRLLNVPADDEVPTSWDVGALIALAYPERIALARETQSGPPPGRFLLAGGQGAALPEGDALTGVATLAVAHLDARTAEAQIYLAAPIDLQLLREQAVWHDEVRWDTRAGTLIAQQERRLGALVLDVQPLRDVPVQQRVEALSGAIRSEGLHLLSFPAEAAQFRARIGSLRAWHPEEDWPDLSDAGLLATLEAWLGVALGTVRSRDDLARLDVRSGLSTLLPWNLTRELDDRAPTHLTVPTGSRIRLDYRADGEPPILAVKLQELFGLADTPTVDHGRRPVLLHLLSPAGRPVQVTQDLRSFWNSSYFEVRKDLRGRYPKHPWPDDPWSHRPMKGTTKRGV; encoded by the coding sequence ATTCCTCCCGTGCGTGAGCCGCTGCCCGACCTGCCGATTGCCGAGGTGTTGCCTGCCGTCCGGGCGGCCCTCGCGGCCAACCCGCTGGTCGTGGTGCAGGCCCCACCTGGGGCCGGGAAAAGTACGGCGCTTCCGCTGGCCCTGCTGGACGAACCGTGGCTGGCCGGTCAGGGCATCGTGATGCTCCAGCCGCGCCGCGTGGCGGTGCGCGCCGTGGCCGCCCGGCTGGCTGAGGGCCTGGGCGAGGACATGGGCGGGAGGGTCGGCTCGCGCGTGCGCTTCGAATCACGGGTGTCGGCCCGCACGCGCCTGGAGGTGGTGACCGAGGGCATCCTCACGCGCCGGTTGCAGCGCGATCCGGAACTGCGCGGAGTGGGGCTGGTCATCCTCGACGAGTTCCACGAACGCAGCGTCAACGCGGACCTGGCGCTGGCCCTGCTGCGCGAGGTGCAGGGCGCGCTGCGGGACGACCTGCGCGTCCTGGTCATGAGTGCCACCCTGGACGCCGCGCTGCCCGGACGTCTGGGCGCGCCGCTGGTCGCCAGCGAGGGCCGCGCGTACCCGGTCACGGTGCGGTACCTGCCGCTCGATCCAACGGGCCGGGTGGAAGACGTTGTGGCCGCAGCGGTGCGGCGGGCGCTGGCCGACGATCCCGGCGACATCCTGGCCTTCCTGCCCGGCGTCCGCGAGATCCGGAGCGCGCAGGGTCAACTGACCGGTGTGGATGCGGCCGTGTTGCCCCTGTACGGCGATCTGCCACTCGCCGAGCAGCAGCGGGCGCTAAAACCCGATCCCGGAGGACGCCGCAAGGTGATCCTGGCCACCTCCATCGCTGAGACCTCGCTGACCATCGACGGGGTGCGGGTGGTCGTGGACGGCGGGCAAAGCCGGACGCAGGCCTTCGATCCCGCCACCGGCCTGACGCGCATGGTCACGTCGCGGATCACGCGGGACGCCGCCACCCAGCGCGCCGGACGCGCGGGCCGCACCGCTCCCGGCGTCGCCTACCGCCTTTGGAGTGAGCGCACCCACGCTCTGCTTGCGGAGTCCAGGCCGCCCGAGATCCTGGACGCCGACCTGGCTCCCCTGACTCTGGAACTCGCGCAGTGGGGCAGTCCGGAGCCAAGTGATCTGGCGTGGCTCGACGCGCCGCCCGCGCCCAGGATCGAGGCGGCGCGCACGCTGCTGCGCGGCCTCGATGCCCTGACGGACGCGGGGCGGATCACGCCTGTGGGCACCCGGCTGCTGGAGTTCCCCACTCACCCCCGGCTTGCCCACCTGCTGTCCAGCGGAGCGGCCGCTGGCCTGGGTTCACTCGCCGCGGATGTGGCCGCGCTGCTGGAGGAACGTGACCCGCTCCCTCCGGGCAGTGGCAGCGACCTCACGGATCGGGCTGCCGCGCTGAGGCTATGGCGGCGGCGCTCGGTCACCAGGGGAGACCCCGCCGTTCTGGAACGGGTAGAGCGTCTGTCCCGACAGTGGCGGCGACTGCTGAACGTCCCGGCCGACGACGAAGTGCCCACCTCGTGGGATGTGGGCGCCCTGATTGCCCTGGCCTACCCGGAACGGATCGCACTGGCCCGCGAGACGCAATCCGGCCCCCCACCGGGGCGCTTCCTGCTCGCGGGCGGTCAGGGAGCGGCGCTTCCCGAAGGAGACGCGCTGACCGGCGTGGCCACCCTGGCGGTGGCCCACCTGGACGCCCGGACAGCCGAGGCGCAGATCTACCTGGCCGCCCCCATTGATCTTCAGCTTCTGCGCGAGCAGGCGGTATGGCACGATGAGGTGCGCTGGGACACCCGCGCGGGCACGCTGATCGCCCAGCAGGAGCGGCGCCTGGGCGCCCTGGTGCTGGACGTCCAGCCCCTGCGGGACGTGCCCGTACAACAGCGGGTCGAGGCGCTGTCCGGAGCGATCCGCAGCGAAGGCCTGCACCTGCTGTCCTTCCCGGCAGAGGCGGCCCAGTTCCGGGCCAGGATCGGCTCGCTGCGCGCGTGGCATCCGGAGGAAGACTGGCCGGATCTCTCAGACGCGGGGCTGCTCGCCACTCTCGAGGCCTGGCTGGGCGTGGCCCTGGGAACCGTCCGGAGCCGGGACGATCTGGCCCGCCTGGACGTCCGCAGTGGCCTTTCCACGCTCCTCCCGTGGAACTTAACCCGAGAGCTGGACGACCGCGCGCCCACCCACCTCACCGTGCCCACCGGGAGCCGCATCCGCCTGGACTACCGCGCCGACGGTGAACCGCCCATTCTGGCCGTCAAACTCCAGGAACTGTTCGGTCTGGCCGACACGCCCACCGTCGATCACGGCCGGCGGCCGGTGCTGCTGCACCTGCTCTCGCCGGCCGGGCGGCCCGTGCAGGTCACGCAGGATCTGCGCTCGTTCTGGAACAGCTCGTACTTCGAGGTGCGCAAGGATCTGCGGGGCCGTTACCCGAAGCACCCCTGGCCGGACGATCCGTGGTCTCACCGCCCTATGAAGGGCACCACCAAACGGGGCGTGTGA
- a CDS encoding methyltransferase domain-containing protein, giving the protein MTWNPDQYHRFQAARSAPAHDLLAMIPQRPYRSVVDLGCGTGEQTLELARRFPDAQVLGLDSSAEMLARTPAGQAANLRFEQGDIAQLTGTYDLIYSNAALQWLPDHPALLAQLWRQLAPGGVLAVQVPANHDHASHRLLTATADEFTDELGGFTRFGTAQGASPVLTPAGYAESLDALGATDITAISKVYPVVLRGADGLIEWTRGTALVPYLSRLGDADAARFLESYRARLHAEFPGDRVYYAFTRVLFTAIRPS; this is encoded by the coding sequence ATGACATGGAATCCCGACCAGTACCACCGGTTCCAGGCCGCCCGCAGCGCCCCCGCCCACGACCTGCTGGCCATGATTCCGCAGCGTCCCTACCGCAGCGTGGTAGATCTCGGCTGCGGCACCGGCGAACAGACCCTGGAACTCGCCCGGCGGTTCCCGGACGCGCAGGTGCTGGGACTGGACAGCAGCGCGGAGATGCTGGCGAGAACCCCGGCTGGGCAGGCCGCCAACCTGCGCTTCGAGCAGGGGGACATTGCTCAGCTCACCGGAACCTACGACCTGATCTACTCGAACGCCGCCCTGCAGTGGCTGCCCGACCATCCCGCCCTGCTGGCCCAGCTCTGGCGGCAGCTGGCCCCCGGCGGTGTCCTGGCTGTGCAGGTGCCCGCCAACCATGACCACGCCAGCCACCGCCTGCTGACCGCCACCGCCGACGAGTTCACGGACGAACTCGGTGGGTTCACGCGCTTCGGCACGGCCCAGGGCGCCTCCCCGGTGCTCACGCCGGCCGGGTACGCCGAAAGTCTCGACGCGCTCGGGGCGACGGACATCACCGCCATCAGCAAGGTGTACCCCGTCGTCCTCCGCGGCGCGGACGGCCTGATCGAGTGGACGCGCGGGACGGCCCTGGTGCCCTACCTATCCAGGCTGGGCGACGCCGATGCCGCCCGCTTTCTGGAATCCTACCGGGCACGCCTGCACGCAGAGTTCCCCGGCGACCGTGTGTACTACGCCTTCACGCGCGTTCTGTTTACCGCGATCAGACCCTCGTAG
- a CDS encoding Rad52/Rad22 family DNA repair protein: protein MKLSDVQKRLQAPFPAHLVGWKPGVVSKDRKRALMLAHIDARAVQDRLDAICPDAWNFEVEVIPGTRLPTVKGRLTILGVTREDIGEAPEGDLGTLKAASSDALKRCAVHFGIGRYLYDLPKQWADWDDTKRAPASTPELPDWARPDHERSAGGAHLVQAMEQLRYELPEDLDLQREVYKHLKAALSSLHPDSASGNGQGRAA from the coding sequence ATGAAGCTGAGCGACGTCCAGAAACGACTCCAGGCCCCCTTCCCTGCCCACCTGGTCGGCTGGAAGCCCGGCGTGGTCAGCAAGGATCGCAAACGCGCCCTGATGCTCGCGCATATCGACGCCCGCGCCGTGCAGGATCGGCTGGACGCCATCTGCCCGGATGCGTGGAACTTCGAGGTCGAGGTGATCCCCGGCACCCGTCTGCCCACTGTCAAGGGCCGCCTGACCATCCTCGGCGTGACCCGCGAGGACATCGGCGAGGCCCCGGAAGGGGATCTGGGCACGCTGAAGGCCGCCAGTTCCGACGCCCTGAAACGTTGCGCGGTGCATTTCGGCATCGGCCGCTACCTGTACGACCTGCCCAAGCAGTGGGCCGATTGGGATGACACCAAACGCGCTCCGGCGTCCACGCCCGAACTGCCCGACTGGGCACGGCCGGATCACGAACGGTCCGCCGGCGGCGCGCATCTGGTGCAGGCCATGGAACAGCTGCGCTACGAATTGCCCGAGGATCTCGACCTGCAGCGCGAGGTGTACAAGCATCTCAAGGCAGCCCTGAGCAGCCTGCACCCCGATTCGGCCAGCGGCAATGGCCAGGGACGGGCAGCATGA
- a CDS encoding S8 family peptidase encodes MKDIRFAFGTLATTLLLAACSQSAPQDTTAQGTTRGHTAGTAAPLLGTSNPAAIPGQYIVVMSQGSSSALSTQSSGALIQSLGLDPQGVSIGHLYTQTIHGFSARLSTQNLAILRANPAVKYVEQDAAVHADATQTGATWGIDRIDQRNLPLDGNYTYSTTASTVTAYIIDTGIRTTHSQFGGRAVWGINETGDGQNTDCNGHGTHVSGTVGGSTYGVAKGVKLVAVKVLDCSGSGTNSGVIAGINWAASNRSGPAVANMSLGGGASQAVDDAVTSATNSGLVMAVAAGNSNADACGSSPARAPSAITVGAATKTDSRDTSYSNYGSCVDLFAPGTGITSSWNTSDTATNTISGTSMATPHVTGAVALILAANPSYTVAQVTSALKANATSGVLASVGTGSPNLLLYTGTGTVTPPPPTGTTTYTGSVTSGSSSFKPSSSGFSYAGGTLKGNLTGPSGVDFDLYLSKLVNGSWTDVASSTGSTATENISYAAASGTYRWEVYAYSGSGSYKLVETK; translated from the coding sequence ATGAAGGATATTCGTTTTGCTTTTGGCACCCTCGCCACCACGCTGCTGCTGGCCGCCTGCTCCCAGAGCGCTCCACAGGACACCACGGCGCAGGGCACCACCCGTGGGCACACGGCCGGGACGGCGGCCCCGCTGCTCGGCACGAGCAACCCGGCAGCGATCCCCGGGCAGTACATCGTGGTGATGAGCCAGGGCAGCAGCAGCGCTCTGAGCACCCAGAGCAGCGGCGCCCTGATCCAGTCGCTCGGCCTCGATCCGCAGGGCGTGAGCATCGGCCACCTGTACACCCAGACCATTCATGGCTTCTCTGCCCGCCTGAGCACGCAGAACCTCGCGATCCTGCGCGCCAATCCGGCCGTGAAGTACGTGGAACAGGACGCTGCTGTGCACGCGGACGCCACCCAGACCGGAGCCACCTGGGGCATCGACCGGATCGACCAGCGCAACCTGCCGCTGGACGGCAACTACACCTACAGCACCACGGCCAGCACCGTCACGGCGTACATCATCGACACGGGCATCCGCACCACGCATAGCCAGTTCGGCGGCCGGGCCGTGTGGGGCATCAACGAGACCGGGGACGGCCAGAACACCGACTGCAACGGCCACGGCACGCACGTGTCCGGCACGGTGGGTGGCAGCACCTACGGCGTCGCCAAGGGCGTGAAGCTGGTCGCCGTGAAGGTGCTCGACTGCTCGGGCAGCGGCACGAACTCCGGCGTGATCGCCGGCATCAACTGGGCAGCCAGCAACCGCAGCGGCCCAGCCGTGGCGAACATGAGCCTCGGCGGCGGCGCCAGCCAGGCGGTGGATGATGCGGTGACGAGCGCCACGAACTCCGGGCTGGTGATGGCGGTGGCCGCCGGGAACAGCAACGCCGATGCCTGTGGCTCCAGCCCAGCGCGGGCACCCAGCGCCATCACGGTCGGGGCCGCGACGAAGACCGACAGCCGCGACACCTCCTACTCGAACTACGGCTCGTGCGTGGACCTCTTCGCGCCCGGCACGGGCATCACCTCCAGCTGGAACACCAGTGACACCGCCACCAACACCATCAGCGGCACGAGCATGGCGACCCCGCACGTGACGGGCGCGGTGGCGTTGATCCTGGCGGCGAACCCCTCGTACACGGTGGCGCAGGTGACCAGTGCCCTCAAGGCGAACGCCACCAGCGGCGTACTGGCGAGCGTCGGCACCGGCAGTCCCAACCTGCTGCTGTACACCGGCACGGGCACAGTCACGCCGCCCCCACCCACCGGCACCACGACCTACACAGGGTCGGTCACGTCGGGCAGCAGTTCCTTCAAGCCCAGTTCCAGCGGGTTCAGCTATGCGGGCGGCACCCTCAAGGGCAACCTAACCGGCCCGAGCGGTGTGGATTTCGACCTCTACCTGTCCAAGCTGGTAAACGGCAGCTGGACGGATGTGGCCTCCAGCACCGGCTCGACGGCGACGGAGAACATCTCGTACGCGGCGGCCAGCGGCACCTACCGCTGGGAGGTCTACGCCTACTCGGGCAGCGGGAGCTACAAGCTGGTCGAAACGAAGTAA
- the hisB gene encoding imidazoleglycerol-phosphate dehydratase HisB: MSRTATLTRTTSETDITVRLDLDQPGSEPSTSGHGFFDHMLDALARHSRLGMSVQASGDLHIEPHHLIEDTGITLGQALSQALGDRRGIERYGSAFVPMDETLAHVVIDLSGRAHLAFEPETLDIWGTAGGMTHYHLREFLRGLCNHGGITLHVRVLAGREAHHVIEAVVKALARALRDAVQVTSDTLPSTKGSL, translated from the coding sequence ATGAGCCGTACGGCCACCCTGACGCGCACCACCAGCGAGACGGACATCACGGTCCGCCTTGACCTCGACCAGCCGGGCTCCGAACCGTCCACCTCCGGCCACGGTTTTTTCGACCATATGCTCGACGCGCTGGCCCGGCACTCGCGGCTTGGTATGAGCGTCCAGGCCAGCGGCGACCTGCACATCGAACCCCACCACCTGATCGAGGACACCGGCATCACCCTCGGTCAGGCGCTCTCGCAGGCGCTCGGCGACCGCAGGGGCATCGAGCGCTACGGCAGCGCCTTCGTGCCCATGGACGAGACGCTCGCGCACGTGGTCATCGACCTGTCCGGCCGCGCCCACCTGGCCTTCGAGCCTGAGACCCTCGACATCTGGGGCACGGCCGGCGGCATGACGCACTACCACCTGCGCGAATTCCTGCGCGGGCTGTGCAACCACGGCGGCATCACCCTGCATGTTCGGGTGCTCGCCGGACGGGAAGCCCACCACGTCATCGAAGCCGTCGTGAAGGCCCTGGCCCGCGCGCTGCGGGACGCCGTGCAGGTCACGTCCGACACGCTGCCGAGCACAAAGGGCAGCCTGTGA
- the hisH gene encoding imidazole glycerol phosphate synthase subunit HisH — MSAGVLLLDYGAGNVRSAAKALERAGMTVTVSADPADVPHADALVVPGQGHFRQVMEAFDHSGFHVPVLDAARAGTPILGICVGMQLLLDGSDEAPGVAGLGLVPGQVKKFDAAPDHKVPQMGWNGLELRGDPPLLRGLREGAYAYFVHSYYVPADVPVTDGALAHYGVPFWAAFSAGNLHATQFHPEKSGAVGLGILERFRRNVLN, encoded by the coding sequence GTGAGCGCGGGCGTGCTGCTGCTCGACTACGGGGCAGGCAACGTCCGCAGCGCCGCGAAGGCCCTGGAACGCGCCGGCATGACCGTGACGGTCAGCGCCGACCCCGCCGACGTGCCGCACGCCGATGCGCTGGTCGTGCCCGGCCAGGGGCACTTCCGGCAGGTCATGGAAGCCTTCGACCACAGCGGCTTCCACGTGCCTGTCCTGGACGCCGCCCGCGCGGGCACGCCCATCCTGGGCATCTGTGTGGGCATGCAACTCCTGCTCGACGGCTCGGACGAGGCGCCGGGCGTCGCGGGCCTCGGTCTGGTGCCCGGCCAGGTGAAAAAATTTGACGCGGCGCCGGATCACAAGGTGCCGCAGATGGGCTGGAACGGCCTGGAGCTGCGCGGCGACCCACCCCTGCTGCGCGGCCTGAGGGAGGGCGCCTATGCCTACTTCGTGCATTCGTACTACGTGCCCGCCGATGTTCCCGTGACCGACGGAGCACTCGCGCACTACGGCGTGCCGTTCTGGGCGGCCTTCAGCGCCGGGAACCTGCACGCCACGCAGTTCCACCCGGAAAAGAGCGGCGCGGTCGGCCTGGGCATCCTGGAACGCTTCCGCCGCAATGTCCTGAACTGA
- a CDS encoding branched-chain amino acid aminotransferase, which produces MTQTQPQTTPNVDIDWSTLGFSYIRTDFRYLSHWRDGAWDSGTLTRDNVLHISEGSTALHYGQQCFEGLKAYRCADGSINLFRPDQNAARMQRSCERLLMPAPSTEAFIEACRQVVKANERFIPPYGTGGALYLRPFVIGVGDNIGVRTAPEFLFSVFCIPVGPYFEGGLTPQNFITSPYDRAAPHGTGAAKVGGNYAASLLPGQEAKARQFADAIYLDPETHTKIEEVGSANLFVITQDGSTFVTPKSPSILPSITKYSLLHIAEHRLGLKVVEGDVFIDGLDAYSEAGACGTAAVITPIGGIQHGESFHVFHSETEAGPVTKRLYDELVGIQYGDRPAPDGWIVKL; this is translated from the coding sequence ATGACGCAGACCCAGCCTCAGACCACCCCCAATGTGGACATCGACTGGTCCACCCTGGGCTTCAGCTATATCCGCACGGACTTCCGGTACCTGAGCCACTGGCGGGATGGAGCATGGGACAGCGGTACCCTCACCCGCGACAACGTGCTGCACATCTCCGAGGGCTCGACCGCGCTGCATTACGGACAGCAGTGTTTCGAGGGCCTCAAGGCGTACCGCTGCGCGGACGGCAGCATCAACCTGTTCCGGCCAGACCAGAACGCCGCGCGCATGCAGCGCAGTTGCGAGCGCCTGCTGATGCCTGCGCCGAGCACCGAGGCGTTCATCGAGGCCTGCCGGCAGGTCGTGAAGGCCAACGAGCGCTTCATTCCGCCCTACGGCACGGGCGGAGCACTGTACCTGCGGCCCTTCGTGATCGGCGTGGGAGACAACATCGGCGTGCGGACCGCCCCGGAGTTCCTGTTCAGCGTGTTCTGCATCCCAGTCGGCCCGTACTTCGAGGGCGGCCTCACGCCCCAGAACTTCATCACGTCGCCCTACGACCGCGCCGCGCCGCACGGCACCGGCGCGGCCAAAGTCGGCGGGAATTACGCGGCCAGCCTGCTGCCCGGCCAGGAAGCCAAGGCGCGGCAGTTTGCCGACGCGATCTACCTCGATCCAGAAACGCACACCAAGATCGAGGAGGTCGGCAGCGCGAACCTGTTCGTGATCACCCAGGACGGTTCCACCTTCGTGACGCCGAAGTCCCCGAGCATCCTGCCCAGCATCACCAAGTACAGCCTGCTGCACATCGCCGAACACCGCCTGGGGCTGAAGGTCGTCGAGGGCGACGTCTTCATCGACGGTCTGGACGCCTACTCGGAAGCGGGCGCGTGCGGCACGGCGGCCGTCATCACGCCCATCGGCGGCATCCAGCACGGCGAGTCGTTCCATGTCTTCCACTCGGAGACGGAGGCGGGGCCGGTCACGAAGCGTCTGTACGACGAGCTGGTCGGCATCCAGTACGGCGACCGGCCCGCGCCGGACGGCTGGATCGTCAAGCTCTGA
- a CDS encoding 1,4-alpha-glucan branching enzyme: MTEPLPLDHGHLQKLVTADLVRPDHLLGAHPITENGIEGVRFAVWAPAAQHVSVVGDFNGYNGFDNPMQRLDFGYWGAFVPSARNGQRYKFRITGSDGRTVDKIDPYGKFFEVRPATASIVWQHDYAWNDDAWLAARSQGFDQPVSIYEVHLPSWKKRGDGWFLNYRDLARELGEYVTYMGYTHVELLGVMEHPFDGSWGYQVTGYYAPSSRMGTPEDFKFFVDHLHGLGIGVLLDWVPGHFPTDEFALAKFDGGPLYEYADPRKGFHLDWNTYIFDYGRNEVLMFLVGSALTWLQDYHIDGLRVDAVASMLYLDFSRTEWIPNVHGGRENLEAIAFLKRLNEVVHHMAPGCMIVAEESTAFPGVTTPSPYGLGFDYKWAMGWMNDNLRYFEEDPLWRKYHHHALTFYNAYRTTENYVLAISHDEVVHLKKSMVMKMPGDWYQQRAGYRAFLAMMWATPGKKLLFMGQDFAQSTEWAAADGLPWYMADQPDHHGVMNLVRRLNTLYRERPDWHTGDLKDEGLLWVNADDADNSVYAFIRRDPDSPAWSLVVANMTPMFREQYPVGTPQGGEYRVLLSTDDGEFGGFGTQQPNLTATDDGWNMQTHALRLNLPPNSVVVLEALDVPTVSEQR; this comes from the coding sequence ATGACCGAACCGCTTCCGCTCGACCACGGCCACCTGCAGAAGCTCGTCACGGCCGATCTGGTGCGCCCGGATCACCTGCTCGGCGCGCACCCCATCACGGAAAACGGCATCGAGGGCGTCCGCTTCGCAGTGTGGGCCCCCGCCGCCCAGCACGTCAGCGTGGTCGGGGATTTCAACGGGTACAACGGCTTCGACAACCCCATGCAGCGCCTGGATTTCGGGTACTGGGGGGCCTTCGTGCCGTCGGCCCGCAACGGACAGCGGTACAAGTTCAGGATCACTGGCAGCGATGGCCGCACGGTGGACAAGATCGATCCTTACGGCAAATTCTTCGAGGTGCGCCCGGCCACGGCGAGCATCGTGTGGCAGCACGACTACGCCTGGAACGACGATGCTTGGCTGGCCGCCCGGTCGCAGGGCTTCGACCAGCCCGTCAGCATCTACGAGGTGCACCTGCCCAGCTGGAAGAAGCGCGGCGACGGCTGGTTCCTGAACTACCGCGACCTGGCGCGGGAACTCGGCGAGTACGTGACCTACATGGGCTACACGCACGTGGAACTGCTGGGCGTCATGGAACACCCCTTCGACGGCTCCTGGGGCTACCAGGTCACCGGGTACTACGCGCCGAGCTCCCGCATGGGCACGCCGGAAGATTTCAAGTTCTTCGTGGATCACCTGCACGGCCTCGGGATCGGCGTGCTCCTCGACTGGGTGCCGGGGCATTTCCCCACGGACGAGTTCGCCCTCGCCAAGTTCGACGGCGGCCCCCTGTACGAGTACGCCGATCCGCGCAAGGGCTTCCATCTCGACTGGAACACCTACATCTTCGATTACGGCCGCAACGAGGTGCTGATGTTCCTGGTCGGCTCGGCCCTCACGTGGTTGCAGGACTACCACATCGACGGCCTGCGGGTCGACGCCGTAGCTAGCATGCTGTACCTGGACTTCTCCCGCACCGAATGGATTCCGAACGTGCACGGCGGCCGCGAGAACCTGGAGGCCATCGCCTTCCTCAAGCGCCTGAACGAGGTCGTGCACCACATGGCCCCCGGCTGCATGATCGTGGCCGAGGAGAGCACCGCCTTCCCCGGCGTGACCACCCCCAGTCCCTACGGCCTGGGCTTCGACTACAAGTGGGCGATGGGCTGGATGAACGACAACCTGCGGTACTTCGAGGAAGATCCTCTGTGGCGCAAGTACCACCACCATGCCCTCACCTTCTACAACGCCTACCGCACCACCGAGAACTACGTCCTGGCCATCAGCCACGATGAGGTCGTGCACCTGAAAAAGAGCATGGTCATGAAGATGCCCGGCGACTGGTACCAGCAGCGCGCCGGGTACCGCGCCTTCCTGGCCATGATGTGGGCCACGCCCGGCAAGAAACTGCTGTTCATGGGCCAGGACTTCGCGCAGTCGACCGAGTGGGCCGCCGCCGACGGCCTCCCGTGGTATATGGCCGACCAGCCGGATCACCACGGCGTCATGAACCTCGTGCGCCGCCTGAACACGCTGTACCGTGAGCGACCCGACTGGCACACCGGCGACCTGAAGGACGAGGGCCTGCTGTGGGTGAACGCCGATGACGCGGACAATTCCGTGTACGCCTTCATTCGCCGCGATCCCGACAGCCCGGCCTGGAGCCTTGTCGTGGCGAACATGACGCCTATGTTCCGTGAGCAGTACCCGGTCGGCACCCCCCAGGGCGGCGAGTACCGTGTGCTCCTCTCGACGGACGACGGCGAGTTCGGCGGTTTCGGCACCCAGCAGCCGAACCTGACGGCCACGGACGACGGCTGGAACATGCAGACGCACGCGCTGCGCCTGAACCTACCGCCCAACAGCGTGGTGGTGCTCGAGGCGCTGGACGTCCCGACGGTGAGCGAGCAGCGGTGA